Within the Salmo salar chromosome ssa12, Ssal_v3.1, whole genome shotgun sequence genome, the region GACTGTTATGCTCACCTGTCATTGGGGAGGGAGGCACAAcctttcttttggtattttttaAGAAGCCATCTTCTTGATTATTGAAGTAAAACTTCCTCATCAAGAAAGACTGAAGAAAACGAGGTGTCTCAAAATCTGAGCGCAAATAGCcaacaccatttaaaaaaaacacaccatgTTTACCTTGCTAAGTAAAGATAGTGAAGTGGCTTTTTAAGGTCATTCCAACATTGATCTCACCTGTTTCGGAATGTACTTCCCATTCTCTCTGAGGATTCTGCTCCTGATAAGAACCTGGCTGAATTTCGGAAAGGTATAATTCAAATCAAACTCACAGTAAGATGTGCTCACTAGCCCTTTTATGAACTGTCAATGCACAGTCTGTCTCAGGCAggcctctccaaccctgttccttgaAAGCCACCATCCTGTAGCTTTTCTCCAACactaatctagcgcacctgatttTAATAATTAGTTTGTTGATAAATTTAGTCAAGTTAGTTACCACtggggttggattgaaaacctacaggagggtagctctccaggaacagggttggtgaACCCTGGTCGGGGACTACATACTCCCAAGACCCTTACCTGTCTGACACCTGCTCTAATGTCAGCTTCTTGTCACTCTGAAGCAGAATGGAGACATAATGTCGAATCACCCCAACAAGGAACGTGATAAAGACGATGGGCAAGACCACCCAAAGTCTGATATTGGAGTCCAGCAAAAGTTCCGGCTCATCCATAACTAGCAAAGCGATAAAGACATAGAACAAGTGTAAGAGTAGGCATCATATTAATAACTTCAGATATGAAAAAATCTGGAAAATGGAACATAGCCAATATCAGCAGCAACATGTTTCGAGATAACTGGTGAATGCATTGCACAAGTATTTTGGCGTCTAATAAACTGGACAGTGCAGCTGTAATTTACTCCCGTCAcccaaggtagctagctagcgaacaaTAATCGTATTTTAGCTTGCTACTGTAGTTAGCTAATTCACTGGCACAACTGTTAGCTGTATCAAATACCCTCCAGTACATTATGACTGTCAATTTGGGCGTATAGTTATATGTGAATACACAACTAGTTAACTAACTATAGCTTACTATTACTACAGAGTTGTTAAACATAGTTTACTTAATCGTTGCTCTTGCCAGTTGATAAAAACAGAGAATagctaactgttagctagctaaatgctGCTGGGAAGAGCTGGCTAGTTTGCCGAGAGAGGCTGTGAAGGACGCTATCTAACTACAACgttagctaataatacattaTTTAAATCGTTAGAAAACAAAACACTGCAGTGTTTGATATTTATCTTACCCAAGGTAGTCCGTTTGACAAAATACGTGTGTCGTCAGGCGATACTATGCTAATTTAAATTAATGCAGATTATTTGCTATGTCTACCTGCATCAGCAGCCATGGTCATTAGAAAGCAAAAATGCACGGTATTAGCTTCGACAAAGCAAACGACATTAACAATGCATTGCAACAGTGAGTGAGGGGTAACGATAGTGCCACCTGGCGTTGATGGTTGAAATATCAGTCTGAACGGCTAATCAATATATTTATATTGTCCGTTTATTTACCATAAAATATCGATGATTCACCCAATATATCAATGCATCTAGCTGAACATATGATTTTCACTGGATCGATGATCGCTGTCTAGCAGTGTATCAATCATACATTTTCTCGCACATCTCAGTCCTACCAGACAGTTCAatgacatgattccatttgtttaGGAAACTGTCGCCACCTGCTGATAGTTGGGGCTAACACAATTTCCCCCAAACAGAAAATGGCCGGCCAAGAAGATCCTGTGCAGAGGGAGATCCACCAAGACTGGGCAAATCGAGAATACATTGAGGTTATCACGAGCAGTataaagaaaatagcagatttCCTAAATTCCTTTGGTAAGTAGCTAAATACATGGAACTTAAATAACTAGGCAGACGCATAAAAAAAGTCTGTCAATGCGAAGGCCTAACCTACTTGAAGTACCTGGTTAACGCTAGTTAGTTTCCATCTAAAACAAAGTAATATATCAGCTAAAGGACTCTCACTATTGTGTAACGTTATAACACGGGTTTAAGATTTATGCTTCGACCAATCGATGAAATATTGTAGTTAGCTAATAGTTAAGTTAGCTTGCTTTCTTCTGATGGCTAAGAGACAATGTATGCTTAATCTGCGGTATGGATGGTGTGACGCAGAGGCGAAATTCAGCTCTGTACTGCATCTCTATGCGCCTCCGAAAAGTTGTTGCAATACGGAGCTTCGTATAACTCCgcgttgacatgattggttgaatgtaggtgggggcgggaggtcctgtataaacacaaactcacttccctGACAGCTTCCTAAAACGCAAGAAGTATGagtgccctgacttctgcagatgCAATGTCTACGTAAATGCTGTACGGCCAATTCAGAACCTGGATTGACCATGTAGTACCGTTTAATGCCTTGATCATGCCTATAGttattttggtacaccagaactacattcatttccaatggaacttTGCGTTCTGTGTGGTGAATGCAAGTTTGGATTTATTGAACGcatgcgtcaaactgtatgcgtagacTATTTgatagaaatggtagcagaaggtgaatgtggaacttttgttgcacacatatccagatgctgcgtaccattttgCACAAAAACACTGTAGGTGTGATCGACGCGTAAGGGTTCTACAGACAGAGCCAACGGAGCAATATCGTTTTTCGTCACAAAAGAAGAAGCTCATTGTAATACGCTCCGTCATTCGACAAAGTTTTTTCCTACCTGGAAATTAAGACCCGACGTATCATTCCTTGCGAAGACTGAGGGGCAGTATTGAGTGAGTTTAGCAACGGAAGTCCAGCCCTTGTCTACATAACATATTTTCCGGTATCACTTCTAGTATAAACACAGAAGAGACGGACATTCTACTATTTGCAAGCTTCCTTCTTTGTGCATCTTATTTTGAGATTATTGAAAGTCTTTCCTCTTAAATGCTTCGCATAGGTTGGATAAGAGACGTGTATTCTCCATCGTCCCCTCTTGTAGTGTTCAGTGGACGAACTTGTCTTTTTTCTCAGTCTTTTTCTTCTTCTGAGTAGTAGCAGTTCAAGCTCATGTTGTTCAAGCTCTAGCAATTGCAATTCAAAAAGAGACATGTTTGCGTCTGTGGCTAAAAAGTAGTGTTGTAGAGCATAGAACACCAGACTGGCCTGACATGTAGCTAGCATTTGTAAACAGGCATAACACCAGATCCAAAATGTCAAATGTTGTTGCTAGCTGGTCAAAAAGAGAGCCTCTGCCCCTCTTGCTTGGTAAACTACTCTGGCTTATtccaccccctgagtcaatacatatcagaatcacctttggctgtgattacagctcagtctttctgggtaagtctctaagagctttccacaactGGATTGTACCATATCTGCACAATATTATTTTTAaatttcttcaagctctgtcaagttgactgttgatcattgctagacagccatttaagtCTTACCATAGATGTTGAAgcagatttaaatcaaaactgtaactcggctcaggaacattcaatgtcgtcttggtaagtaactccagtgtatgtTTGGCCTtgcattttaggttattgtcctgctgaaagatgaatttgtctcccagtgtctgtacGAAAGCAGACTGAGACAAGTTTTCCTCTTTCCTTGTCTGTGCTTAGCactattcattttatttttgtcttAAAAAAcaccctagtccttgctgatgacaacatacccataacatgatgcagccactaccatgcttgaaaatatgaagagtggtactcagtgatgtgttggatttgccccaaacataatactttgtattcaggacaaaaagttaattgctttgccacatttttttgcagtattactttagtgccttattacaaacaagatgcatgttttggaatattttattctatacaggcttccttttcactctgtcatttaggttaatattgtggagtaactccgatgtttatccatcctcagttctatcACAGACATTTAACTTTGTAATgggtttaaaatcaccattggcctcatggtgaaatctctgagcgttttccttcctcttcggcaactgcgttaggaaggacgcctgtagcTTTGTAATgagtgggtgtattgatacatcatccaaagtgtaattaataacttcaccatgctcaaagggatattcattgtctGTTTTTTTAAAATTGTTTACTCATCTACTAATAGTTGCCCGTCTTTGCGAGTAATTGGAAAACCatcctggtctttgtagttgaatctgtgcatgaaatgcactgctcgactgagggaccttagcaaactgtactccacacatacaattatctgttatTAACTTTGATGTGATCATAAAAATAAATATGTCCACTTTACTGTGTATTTACTTTGCTTCAGATATGTCCTGCCGGTCTCGTTTGGCCACCCTAAATGAAAAGCTGACGGCGTTAGAGAGGAGAATTGAGTACATTGAAGCAAGGGTAAGCGTCATAATGGTGACTAATTCTATGGTGTAAATAAATGTAATGTTATCAGTTTACACTCCTTGTACAGTCCTGGAAGTCATACTGTGTTCTCTAAACTTTGCTCTCTGTTTAGGTCACAAAAGGAGAGACCTTGACCTAAACCAAGATAGTATGCTGGACTGGATGCTGCACTTTGGCTGAGGATAGAATACTACATTTGTGACCAATTCCATATTTGccctttttttaaatataaactacgcattttttttttttttttacttatttgtTCTGTGGGACCACAAAAAAAGCATTTTCATACTATGTGTATTTTATGACCATAGCTACTGGGTGGTGATGGTAATACCACAGCATCTCCCACAATGTTATAATCGAGACTCAGTTAATGCTATCTTGTATTTATGTTATCATGGACCAACATAACTTGTtcattgatttgatttgcacAAGTACATGAAGAACTTCCTAATAGGGGAAAGTGTTTTTTAGACACTTCTTTGTAACCAGGTTAAATCAAAAGTGACTATGTGAATGAGTGTCCCACACCTATGGAGATTTCACAGCACATGCATTGCAGAAATATACTTCCCATTAGGCTGAACCAGGATGATTTGAACCACAGGAAGAGGAAGTGCCAAAATGAATAGTCAGCTCTTTTGCTGTGGTCATTATGCTTATCCATATATTTGTTATATATTTCGCTGCTtgtaattgttttactttagtgttAACATGTAATAAATAACCTGTTTTAAAAGTAAGTTATCCATGTGTTTTTCGGAGAAGGGCTTGGAAAGTGTTTGGTTCAAGGGAAGCATGCATAAATGCCAGGTTGAAGGTGTTCCTGGAAAATAATATAGGCTGGGTGTGGTGTCCAAGACCAGCTTGTATTTGCTCATAGTGAGTCCATACACACATTTGCCAATATAGCCTCTGGTTGCTGCCCTCAGCCATAAACTAGTGTTCTGCTCTCCATGCCAAAGGAACAGATCAACAAACCTCTCTAATGGTCAACATGTGTTTACTTTTTACTGAGCACTACATTACATGATGTAAATACAAACATGAATTGTGTTAGAGTAATTTTACCCTCGTAGAACTTAAGACAGCAGCTAGAGGTCTGTGTATGGAGGTAATGAGTACTGTTGTTTTTCTGTTGATAATTATTGCACCTACCTGGTGTCTCAGCTCTACCAGTCTGTGATGGGAAgaatggaaatatatatatttttcttattTTCATATACTAACGGGCCACCAGACTACAGAAACTATAGCAATGGAACTGAAGTAACGGAATAGCAATACCTATAACATTAGCAATGGGAATATGGcatgtgagagagaaaaaaatgtcaTTGGCTGCTTTCATTTAAAAACATAAACGACAAAGTGGAACTCTTAAAGAGTGGAACCCTCGCTCTCCTAATATAAAGTTGAACCCTCTCCACCCCATCCTCTCCCTTTTTTCTCTTCTCTCGTCTCCTCACTGCTCTTCCCTTCCTTTCCCTAAAAttgtctctcctttctcttctcctgAAAAGTAAAAAATAGTGTCGGTGGATGAATATTTTAGACCTACCCCCATGCACTTGTGGAGATgtcaaatcagattttattggtcacatacacatggttagcagatgttaatgtgagtgtagcgaaatgcttgtgcttctagttctgaccatgcagtaatatctaacaagtaatctaccaatttcacaactaccttatacacacacgtgtaaggaatgaataagaatatgtacatataaatgtatggatgagtgatggccaaacggcatagtcaagatgcagtagatggtatagagtacagtatatacatatgaggagtaatgtagggtatgtaaacattatataaagtggcattgtttaaagtgacatttctatacatttattacatccaatttttaattattaaagtggctagagatttaagtcagaatgttggcagcagccactcaatgttagtgatggctgtttaacagtctgatggccttgagatagaagctgtttttcagtctctcggtcccagctttgatgcacctgtactgacctcgccttctggatgatagcggggtaaacaggcaatggctcgggtggttgttgtccttgatgatctttttggccttcctgtgacatcgggtggtgtaggtgtcttggagggcaggtagtttgcccccggtgatgtgttgtgcagacagcaccaccctctggagagccttgcggttgtgggcggagcagttgccgtaccaggcggtgatacagccctacaggatgctctcaattgtgcatctgtaaaagtttgtgagtgtttttggtgacaagccaaatttcttcagcctcctgaggttgaagaggcgctgttgcgccttcttcaccacgctgtctgtgtgggtggaccatttcagtttatccgtgatgtgtacgccaaggaacttaaaactttccaccttcaccactactgtcccgtcgatgtggataggggggtgctggATAGGCGGAAGTATTATGACAATGGCTGATACAACCCTAACCCGTGTTTGATTGGTTAGTGTGTAGTCCTAGATGTTTTTTTAATCTGCTGTGTTTAGTGGTGTTTTGGATGTTAGGATGTGTTAACTCCCACTGAGTAAACACTTGTTTCCATCATCTGGGTTTTGTGCTTTTCTCATGGGCCTCCTGTTCTGTGAGAGACAAACCACACaacaaattacatttacatttaagtcatttagcagacgctcttatccagagcgacttacaaattggtgcattcaccttatgatatccagtggaacaaccactttacaatagtgcatctaaatcttttaaggggggggggttaggattactttatcctatcctaggtattccttaaagaggtggggtttcaggtgtctccggaaggtggtgattgactccgctgtcctggcgtcgtgagggagcttgttccaccattggggtgccagagcagcgaacagttttgactgggctgagcgggaactgtgcttcctcagaggtaggggggccagcaggccagaggtggatgaacgcagtgcccttgtttgggtgtagggcctgatcagagcctgaaggtatggaggtgccgttcccttcacagctccgtaggcaatcaccatggtcttgtagcggatgcgagcttcaactggaagccagtggagagagcggaggagcggggtgatgtgagagaacttgggaaggttgaacaccagacgggctgcggcgttctggatgagttgtaggggtttaatggcacaggcagggagcccagccaacagcgagttgcagtaatccagacgggagatgacaagtgcctggattaggacctgcgccgcttcctgtgtgaggcagggtcgtactctgcgaatgttgtagagcatgaacctacaggatcggttcaccgccttgatgttagtggagaacgacagggtgttgtccaggatcacgccaaggttcttagcactctgggaggaggacacaagggagttgtcaaccgtgatggcgagatcatggaacgggcagtccttccccgggaggaagagcagctccgtcttgccgaggttcagcttgaggtggtgatccgtcatccacactgatatgtctgacagacatgcagagatgcgattcgccgcctggttatcagaaggggggaaaggagaagattaattgtgtgtcgtctgcatagcaatgataggagagaccatgtgaggatatgacagagccaagtgacttggtgtatagcgagaataggagagggcctagaacagagccctgggggacaccagtggtgagagcgcatggtgcggagacagattctcgccacgccacctggtaggagcgacctgtcaggtaggacgcaatccaagcgtgggccgcgccggagatgcccaactcggagagggtggagaggaggatctgatggttcacagtatcaaaggcagcagataggtctagaaggatgagagcagaggagagagagttagctttagcagtgcggagagcctccgtgacacagagaagagcagtctcagttgaatgcccagtcttgaaacctgactgattaggatcaagaaggtaattctgagagagatagcaggagagctggccaaggacggcacgttcaagagttttggagagaaaagaaagaagggatactggtctgtagttgttgacatcggagggatcgagtgtaggtttttttcagaaggggtgcaactctcgctctcttgaagacggaagggacg harbors:
- the LOC106565571 gene encoding probable protein BRICK1, whose amino-acid sequence is MAGQEDPVQREIHQDWANREYIEVITSSIKKIADFLNSFDMSCRSRLATLNEKLTALERRIEYIEARVTKGETLT